The following are encoded in a window of Flavobacterium psychrotrophum genomic DNA:
- a CDS encoding ATP-dependent Clp protease adaptor ClpS has translation MSTKVLEEVLVEEAVAANSEIVLFNDDVNTFDHVINTLIRVCSHTAEQAEQCALLVHYKGKCTVKTGELNDLEPQCSSLLEAGLSAEII, from the coding sequence ATGAGCACTAAAGTATTAGAAGAAGTACTGGTTGAAGAAGCCGTAGCTGCTAACAGTGAAATTGTATTGTTTAATGATGATGTAAACACTTTTGACCATGTAATAAATACCCTGATAAGGGTGTGCAGCCATACCGCTGAGCAGGCAGAACAATGTGCATTGCTGGTACATTACAAAGGCAAATGCACCGTAAAAACAGGCGAACTTAACGATTTAGAACCGCAATGCAGTTCTTTACTGGAAGCCGGCCTGAGTGCTGAAATAATCTAA
- a CDS encoding response regulator, with protein sequence MNSNFKRNLLVGFSVSFVILTISSVASFLSIRKLLDSNQWVDHTQKVIYNLNGGRVVLIEAQTSMRGYLLTGQDEYLTQYKDSEAKADAFFNEVDNLTVDNPRQQKSLSELKPIRSAFFNFLADRIALKKQGRTVFVEDLDRGRELMARVRTLVNRMENEEQSLLTTRTEASNSYAAYSMVLIVFAAVLSLVISGFYFSRIMRDFRERAKLSEELKQKDIETADRIEAISAIATQISAGNYDIRTDDKQNDSLGTVSGSLNNMAKALGKSFKSLSENEWHQAGLAELNTVMIGEKSIEQLCKDIINYVANYTSSDAGAIYVNENDLLHVMAGYSFVPGEDRRTVKLGDGILGQAALSGEFMQLKGIAAENVIVSYALGELKPSHVVAIPLIDVKVEGAMGLVSVKGFNTSEIEFLEAVAKNIGIALRAAQSRKRVQELLEVTQAQGEELRAQHSELEGMNAELEAQTEKLQASEEELRVQQEELQQTNEELAERSTLLEERNLEIQKKSEDLEITTRYKSEFLANMSHELRTPLNSILLLSRLLSENNEKNMSGEQVEFARVIQSSGNGLLGLIDEILDLSKIEAGKMDLEFADVAVNEITDTLNGLFTQVAREKGIEFTIDAKDAPLVIRTDKMRLEQILKNLISNAVKFTSEGSVTLEIKKNPINEKMVSFNVKDTGIGIPHEKQPLVFEAFQQADGSTKRKYGGTGLGLSISRELAKLLNGEIGLRSEVNKGSEFTLTIPVIGAQSAQPVTVSASFLNTKPVVEDVDAEDENENEKYYFRSESIPDDVPDDRDSLKPEDKSILIVEDDVNFAKTLLDFTRKRGYKGIVSVRGDHALNLALAYKPVGVLLDIELPIKSGWEVMEELKANAHTKHIPVHIMSSHKLKKESLLKGAVNFLDKPVAYEQIPEVFKRIEHFINRESQKVLIIEDNPKHAKALAYFLETYNINSEIKSEIAEGVDTLKQSAVDCVILDMGVPDRQAYELLENVKQNPGLENLPVIVFTGKSLSMKEELKIKKYADSIIVKTAHSYQRMLDEVSLFLHLVEENKKGDKRDVAKKLSQLNNILNGKKVLVVDDDVRNIYSLTKALESLKMNVITAIDGKEALTVLNQNPDTDVVLLDMMMPNMDGYETATRIRQKAEYRNLPVIAVTAKAMTGDREKCINAGASDYITKPVDIDQLLSLLRVWLYDKQ encoded by the coding sequence ATGAACAGTAATTTCAAGAGGAATTTATTAGTCGGCTTTAGTGTATCCTTTGTGATACTTACTATAAGTTCGGTAGCCTCATTTTTAAGCATCAGGAAACTCCTTGACAGTAACCAGTGGGTAGACCATACCCAAAAGGTTATTTATAACCTTAACGGTGGCAGGGTAGTGCTTATTGAAGCCCAAACCAGTATGCGGGGGTATTTATTAACGGGTCAGGACGAGTATCTTACCCAGTATAAAGATTCTGAAGCTAAGGCAGATGCATTTTTTAACGAGGTAGATAATCTTACAGTCGATAACCCAAGGCAGCAAAAAAGCCTTAGCGAATTAAAGCCTATACGGTCAGCCTTTTTTAATTTTTTGGCAGACAGGATAGCGCTTAAAAAACAGGGCAGGACCGTTTTTGTAGAAGACCTTGACCGTGGCAGGGAGCTTATGGCACGTGTGCGCACACTCGTTAACCGTATGGAGAATGAGGAGCAAAGCCTTTTAACTACGCGTACAGAGGCCAGTAATAGCTATGCTGCGTATAGCATGGTACTGATTGTGTTTGCAGCTGTACTTTCATTGGTTATAAGCGGTTTTTATTTTAGTCGTATTATGCGCGATTTCAGGGAACGTGCTAAACTAAGTGAAGAGCTTAAACAAAAAGATATTGAAACGGCTGATCGTATTGAAGCTATAAGTGCTATAGCAACCCAGATTTCGGCAGGTAACTATGATATCCGTACAGATGATAAGCAAAATGATTCTTTGGGTACTGTTAGCGGATCATTGAACAATATGGCAAAAGCCCTGGGCAAATCATTTAAAAGCCTTTCTGAAAACGAATGGCACCAGGCAGGTCTTGCAGAACTTAACACCGTAATGATAGGTGAAAAATCTATCGAACAGCTTTGTAAGGACATTATCAACTATGTTGCTAACTATACCTCAAGTGATGCCGGCGCAATATATGTTAATGAAAACGACCTGCTGCATGTAATGGCAGGATACAGTTTTGTACCGGGAGAAGACAGGAGAACCGTAAAACTTGGCGACGGTATTTTAGGCCAGGCAGCCCTTTCAGGCGAGTTTATGCAGTTAAAAGGCATAGCGGCAGAAAATGTTATCGTATCCTATGCACTGGGAGAATTAAAACCTTCGCATGTAGTAGCCATTCCGCTTATAGATGTTAAGGTAGAAGGCGCTATGGGGCTTGTAAGCGTAAAGGGCTTTAATACAAGCGAAATAGAATTTTTAGAAGCCGTTGCTAAAAATATAGGCATAGCACTGCGTGCTGCCCAAAGCAGAAAACGCGTGCAGGAACTTCTTGAAGTAACACAGGCACAGGGTGAAGAGCTTCGTGCTCAGCACAGTGAACTGGAAGGCATGAACGCCGAACTTGAGGCACAGACCGAAAAACTACAGGCCAGTGAAGAAGAGCTTCGCGTGCAGCAGGAAGAACTGCAGCAAACCAATGAAGAACTTGCAGAGCGTAGTACCCTTCTTGAAGAACGTAACCTGGAGATACAGAAAAAATCTGAAGACCTTGAAATTACAACACGTTATAAGTCAGAATTCCTTGCTAATATGTCGCACGAGCTGCGTACTCCGTTAAACTCAATATTGCTGTTAAGCAGGCTGCTTTCTGAAAATAATGAGAAGAATATGAGTGGCGAACAGGTAGAGTTTGCCCGTGTTATACAAAGTTCGGGTAATGGGCTTTTAGGCCTTATTGACGAGATACTTGATTTGAGTAAAATTGAGGCCGGTAAAATGGATCTTGAGTTTGCCGATGTTGCCGTAAATGAAATTACCGATACCTTAAATGGCCTGTTTACACAGGTAGCGCGCGAAAAAGGTATTGAGTTTACAATAGATGCAAAAGATGCTCCACTTGTAATACGCACCGACAAGATGCGCCTGGAGCAAATACTGAAAAACCTGATATCGAATGCAGTTAAATTTACGTCTGAGGGTAGTGTAACCCTTGAAATAAAGAAAAACCCAATAAACGAAAAGATGGTTTCCTTTAATGTGAAAGATACCGGTATTGGTATTCCGCATGAAAAGCAGCCTCTTGTTTTTGAAGCGTTCCAGCAGGCAGATGGTTCTACTAAGCGCAAGTACGGCGGTACAGGCCTGGGGCTCTCTATAAGCCGCGAACTGGCTAAGCTTCTTAATGGCGAAATTGGCCTTAGGAGCGAGGTTAATAAGGGGAGTGAGTTTACCTTAACCATACCTGTAATAGGTGCACAAAGCGCGCAGCCGGTTACGGTTTCGGCATCATTCTTAAATACTAAGCCAGTTGTAGAAGATGTTGATGCAGAAGATGAAAATGAGAATGAAAAATACTATTTCAGGAGTGAGTCAATACCGGATGATGTGCCGGATGACCGCGATAGCCTAAAGCCCGAAGATAAGTCGATACTTATTGTAGAAGACGACGTTAACTTTGCCAAAACCCTTTTAGATTTTACCCGTAAGCGTGGTTATAAAGGTATTGTAAGTGTGCGTGGCGACCATGCACTTAACCTTGCCCTGGCATACAAGCCGGTTGGGGTGCTTCTGGATATTGAGCTGCCTATAAAAAGTGGCTGGGAAGTAATGGAAGAGCTTAAGGCAAATGCACATACCAAGCATATTCCGGTGCATATAATGTCATCGCATAAGCTTAAAAAAGAGAGCTTGCTTAAAGGCGCTGTAAACTTCTTAGATAAGCCGGTGGCCTATGAGCAAATACCGGAAGTATTTAAGCGCATAGAACACTTTATAAACCGCGAGTCTCAAAAGGTACTTATTATAGAAGATAACCCTAAGCATGCTAAAGCCCTGGCTTACTTTTTAGAAACCTACAACATTAACAGTGAGATAAAAAGCGAAATAGCTGAAGGGGTAGATACCCTTAAGCAAAGTGCCGTAGACTGTGTAATATTAGACATGGGCGTACCGGACAGGCAGGCGTATGAGCTACTTGAAAATGTAAAACAAAACCCGGGACTTGAAAACCTGCCCGTTATTGTATTTACTGGTAAGAGCCTTTCTATGAAAGAAGAGCTTAAGATTAAAAAGTATGCAGACAGTATTATTGTAAAAACAGCACACTCATATCAGCGTATGCTCGATGAGGTATCGCTATTCCTGCACCTTGTAGAAGAAAATAAGAAAGGCGATAAGCGCGATGTGGCAAAAAAACTGAGCCAGCTTAATAATATCCTTAACGGTAAGAAGGTATTGGTGGTAGATGATGATGTAAGGAACATTTATTCATTAACTAAGGCGCTTGAATCGCTTAAGATGAATGTTATTACCGCTATTGATGGCAAGGAGGCACTAACTGTTCTTAACCAGAACCCGGATACCGATGTGGTGCTACTGGATATGATGATGCCTAATATGGATGGTTATGAAACGGCTACCCGCATTCGCCAAAAGGCAGAATACCGCAACCTGCCGGTAATAGCTGTAACGGCAAAAGCCATGACGGGCGACCGCGAAAAATGTATTAACGCCGGTGCCAGCGATTATATAACAAAGCCGGTAGATATAGACCAGTTGTTATCGCTGCTAAGGGTTTGGCTATATGATAAACAATAA
- a CDS encoding excinuclease ABC subunit B, with protein MNTYHEKLSLLSEMIAFAKIDGHVHEREYRFLSIVASELRVEKDIFENLFKEPAEHIVIKSEHERILQFYRLALLMQADGILHSNEQVAIRELGINMGLSPFAMKSVLDEMKRSATGLIDPEFLLAIFRAQQN; from the coding sequence ATGAACACTTATCATGAAAAGCTCAGTTTATTATCAGAGATGATTGCTTTTGCAAAAATTGATGGTCATGTGCATGAGAGAGAATATCGTTTTCTGTCGATAGTAGCTTCAGAATTGCGTGTAGAAAAAGATATTTTCGAAAACCTTTTTAAAGAACCTGCTGAGCATATAGTAATAAAATCAGAACACGAACGCATATTGCAGTTTTACAGGCTTGCATTGTTAATGCAGGCAGATGGTATTTTGCATAGTAATGAGCAGGTTGCTATTAGGGAATTAGGTATCAATATGGGGCTTAGCCCTTTTGCCATGAAAAGTGTGTTAGACGAAATGAAGCGCTCTGCCACCGGGCTTATAGATCCTGAATTTTTGTTGGCAATTTTCAGGGCTCAGCAGAACTAA
- a CDS encoding response regulator — MDKKTVLIIDDDPRNIFALSAVLRIKGFNCISCTGAEEALELLKGDTHVDIILIDMMMPGMDGYEAIPLIKSLNKRKGVPVISVTAQAMVGDREKCLEAGADDYIAKPIDMDKLMEVLNAV, encoded by the coding sequence ATGGACAAAAAAACAGTATTGATTATTGACGACGATCCCCGCAATATTTTTGCACTTAGCGCAGTTTTAAGAATAAAAGGCTTTAACTGCATTTCATGTACAGGGGCAGAAGAGGCACTGGAGTTATTAAAAGGCGATACTCATGTAGATATTATACTTATAGATATGATGATGCCCGGTATGGATGGTTATGAAGCCATACCGCTTATCAAATCGTTAAATAAGCGCAAAGGTGTACCTGTAATATCTGTAACGGCACAGGCTATGGTGGGCGACCGCGAAAAGTGCCTTGAAGCAGGTGCAGATGATTATATTGCAAAGCCTATTGATATGGATAAGCTGATGGAGGTGCTTAACGCGGTGTAA
- a CDS encoding chemotaxis protein CheB, translating to MEEDKIRNISLLLIGGSAGSLEVLIAVLPQLKPLQNWAMVIVLHRKSTDDSLLENLIAMKTVIPVKEIEDKTPLEAGFIYVVPSDYHLLFEKNGLLSLDVSDKVNYSRPSIDVVFESAADVFGSRATAVLLSGANADGTQGLLAIQQMGGTVVIQDPDSAEMPYMPKFAINKMTANHLVDADGLVAFINNLGF from the coding sequence ATGGAAGAAGATAAAATAAGAAATATTAGCTTACTTCTCATTGGCGGTTCGGCCGGTAGTCTCGAAGTACTTATTGCTGTACTGCCTCAACTTAAACCATTGCAAAACTGGGCAATGGTAATAGTATTGCACCGTAAAAGTACTGACGACAGCCTCCTGGAAAATCTTATAGCTATGAAAACCGTGATTCCGGTTAAAGAGATTGAAGATAAAACACCATTAGAAGCCGGTTTTATTTATGTTGTACCATCTGATTATCACCTGCTTTTTGAAAAGAACGGACTCTTGTCTCTTGATGTATCTGATAAGGTTAATTACAGCAGGCCAAGTATTGATGTAGTTTTTGAAAGTGCGGCCGATGTTTTTGGAAGCAGGGCAACAGCTGTATTACTTTCAGGTGCAAATGCCGATGGCACACAAGGGCTTTTAGCCATACAACAGATGGGAGGAACGGTGGTAATACAGGATCCTGATTCTGCCGAAATGCCGTATATGCCAAAATTTGCAATTAATAAAATGACTGCTAACCATCTTGTTGATGCAGATGGACTTGTGGCTTTTATCAATAATCTTGGTTTTTAA
- a CDS encoding CheR family methyltransferase encodes MIEDRQLELLINEIYDYHGYDFGGYSRASFKRRVDRLYQMDGFDNFAQFLSKVRSDEEYFRRMVEEITVNVTEMFRDPSFYNVLRNEIIPILATKPFIRIWHAGCATGEEVFSMAILLQEANVLHKSLIYATDINPVVLNSAKKGVFSMRMMKQYSENYLESGGKEDFSKYYIANYGYAKFKDELSQKMVFSIHNLVADRSFNEFDLILCRNVLIYFDKDLQDRVLGLFDESLSTLGYLALGTKETIKFSAMQRKYEQLRKEKIWKKIK; translated from the coding sequence ATGATTGAAGACAGGCAGCTTGAACTGCTTATAAACGAAATTTATGATTACCATGGGTATGACTTTGGCGGATATTCGCGTGCATCATTTAAGCGCAGGGTAGACAGGTTATACCAAATGGATGGATTTGATAATTTTGCCCAGTTTCTTTCTAAGGTTCGATCTGACGAAGAGTATTTTAGACGCATGGTCGAAGAAATTACTGTAAATGTTACAGAGATGTTTCGCGATCCGTCTTTTTACAATGTGCTTCGTAATGAGATAATACCTATACTTGCTACCAAGCCCTTTATAAGAATATGGCATGCAGGCTGTGCCACAGGAGAGGAAGTATTTTCTATGGCTATACTTTTGCAGGAAGCTAACGTGCTGCATAAATCGCTTATATATGCTACTGATATTAACCCTGTTGTATTAAATTCGGCTAAAAAAGGAGTGTTCTCAATGCGCATGATGAAACAGTATAGCGAAAACTATCTGGAATCGGGCGGTAAAGAAGACTTTTCTAAATACTATATTGCTAATTACGGTTATGCAAAATTTAAGGATGAGCTATCTCAAAAAATGGTATTCTCAATCCATAATCTCGTAGCAGATCGTTCGTTTAATGAATTTGACCTTATACTTTGCCGTAATGTACTTATCTATTTTGATAAGGATTTGCAGGACAGGGTTCTCGGATTATTTGACGAAAGCCTTTCTACGCTTGGATACCTTGCCCTGGGGACCAAAGAAACCATAAAGTTTTCTGCCATGCAGCGAAAATATGAGCAGTTGAGGAAGGAAAAAATATGGAAGAAGATAAAATAA
- a CDS encoding hybrid sensor histidine kinase/response regulator, with product MILIVDDQRENIMPLKKILEIHGLQADSAESGEEALIKILKVNYSLIILDVQMPGMDGFEVMEIMAGSSRTKDIPVIFLSAINKEKKYISRGYETGAVDYITKPVDPDFLILKVKTFLKLYEQKQELRSIRDILSKEVEIRKEAQDNLEAKVAERTAELVAKNDELEMRNHELQQFSWVVSHDLKEPLRKIEMFSKIIKERYINSEDGVNYVDRTIRSAERMSRLITDLLDYSRLSSNVAPEMCNLNKIIAEVTTDFDYLIEEKDATVKAGNLATINGVYTQLRQLFQNLIGNSLKFAKNSEPPVVEINGEYVNEKSFDSAAVQEGTFYRITVKDNGIGFDEKYLDRIFIIFQSLNDRQSYEGTGIGLAIAKKIIEKHNGIITAKSSLEKGASFIMVFPV from the coding sequence ATGATACTTATTGTTGACGATCAGAGGGAAAATATAATGCCCCTCAAAAAAATTCTTGAGATACATGGTTTACAGGCAGACTCTGCTGAATCTGGAGAAGAAGCACTTATAAAAATCCTTAAAGTAAACTATTCACTTATTATACTCGATGTGCAAATGCCGGGTATGGATGGCTTTGAGGTTATGGAAATCATGGCCGGAAGCTCGCGTACAAAAGACATACCTGTTATTTTTTTATCGGCCATAAATAAGGAGAAAAAATATATATCGCGTGGTTATGAAACCGGAGCGGTAGACTACATTACAAAACCGGTAGATCCTGATTTTCTTATCTTAAAAGTAAAAACATTTTTAAAGCTCTATGAGCAAAAACAGGAGCTGAGAAGCATTCGCGATATACTTAGTAAAGAAGTAGAGATACGCAAAGAAGCACAGGATAACCTTGAGGCTAAAGTGGCTGAACGTACTGCTGAGCTTGTTGCTAAAAATGATGAGCTGGAAATGCGTAACCACGAGCTGCAACAATTTAGCTGGGTAGTATCGCACGATCTTAAAGAGCCGCTCAGGAAAATAGAGATGTTTAGCAAAATTATAAAAGAACGCTACATTAATTCTGAAGACGGGGTAAACTATGTAGACCGTACCATACGGTCTGCCGAAAGGATGTCAAGGCTCATTACAGATTTGCTTGATTATTCCAGGCTTTCCAGTAATGTAGCGCCCGAAATGTGTAATCTTAACAAGATTATTGCTGAGGTTACTACCGACTTTGATTATCTGATAGAAGAAAAAGATGCTACAGTAAAAGCGGGTAACCTTGCTACTATAAATGGTGTCTACACGCAGTTACGTCAACTTTTTCAAAACCTTATCGGAAATTCGCTTAAGTTTGCAAAAAATAGCGAACCGCCGGTTGTTGAAATAAATGGCGAATATGTAAACGAAAAAAGCTTTGACAGCGCTGCTGTTCAAGAGGGAACGTTTTACAGGATTACCGTAAAAGACAATGGAATAGGCTTTGATGAAAAATATCTTGACCGGATATTTATTATCTTTCAGAGCTTAAACGACAGGCAAAGTTATGAGGGCACCGGCATTGGCCTTGCAATTGCCAAAAAGATTATAGAAAAACATAACGGGATTATTACCGCCAAAAGCAGCCTTGAAAAAGGGGCCAGTTTTATAATGGTGTTTCCTGTATAA